Proteins encoded together in one Prunus dulcis chromosome 3, ALMONDv2, whole genome shotgun sequence window:
- the LOC117622423 gene encoding uncharacterized protein LOC117622423 isoform X2 translates to MEDVFAEGVEKVNFGRLRQQKKEVNLTMHRQEVPLVNVFLEGVKSDPEALARTPASSFIDRAQKTILTSAYAFGEMYVSMAKADKEIQRLKRRDELAKSKMAEAQEAIREKNSLLVQKAALAKEVEELKRSKAEEVAAARVEAIESFRTSEELKSYIMDRLVDEQLRWEDRLVRFNPSVEINFDMSGEPPADASVSTLEAEHATEDAPSTES, encoded by the exons ATGGAGGACGTGTTTGCTGAAGGGGTGGAGAAGGTGAACTTCGGCAGGCTACGCCAGCAGAAGAAGGAGGTGAACCTGACTATGCACCGACAGGAGGTGCCTTTGGTGAACGTCTTCCTGGAAGGCGTGAAGAGTGATCCTGAGGCTCTGGCAAGGACCCCAGCCTCTTCCTTCATAGACCGGGCCCAAAAGACGATCCTCACCTCTGCCTAT gccTTTGGCGAGATGTATGTCAGCATGGCCAAGGCGGACAAAGAGATCCAGAGGCTGAAGAGGCGTGATGAGCTGGCCAAGAGCAAGATGGCGGAGGCGCAGGAGGCCATCCGAGAGAAGAACTCCCTGCTGGTGCAAAAGGCGGCCCTGGccaaggaggtggaggagtTGAAGAGGTCGAAGGCCGAGGAGGTGGCTGCTGCCCGAGTCGAGGCGATCGAGTCCTTCCGAACCtcagaggagctgaagagctACATCATGGACCGACTAGTGGATGAGCAGCTTCGCTGGGAAGATAGGTTGGTTAGGTTCAACCCCTCGGTTGAGATTAACTTTGACATGAGTGGCGAGCCTCCTGCTGATGCTAGCGTCTCGACACTAGAGGCGGAGCACGCCACTGAGGATGCCCCTTCGACCGAGTCTTGA
- the LOC117622058 gene encoding probable polygalacturonase At1g80170 gives MRSIRSCPTASKCLIVLIHMLFLLVSSNTANGENFDSFLQLPQSGSTRTRPKSKRVLFVGDFGAKGDGITDDSKAFKNAWEIACSLPMRMRIVIPVGSTYLVHPLDIAGPCRSKVTLMISGTIVAPKDPDAWIGLNPRKWLYFHGVNHLTLEGGGRINGMGQEWWARSCKTNSTNPCRHAPTAVTFHRCKNLKVKDLMIVNSQQMHMAFTNCMRVVASNLRVMAPAVSPNTDGIHISASRGVEVKNSIIRTGDDCISIVSNSSRIRIINIACGPGHGISIGSLGKSNSWSHVHDVLVDVALLSNTDNGVRIKTWQGGSGFASNIAFRNVLMDNVSNPIIIDQYYCDSWLPCLNQSSAVKVENISFVHVKGTSATEEAISFACSDDSPCEGLYLEDIQLQSSIGGITRSLCWAAQGSSSGSVDPPACFSSFLSSENFMKQKVNPQTIHSQILANLDYGGRATQ, from the exons ATGAGAAGCATTAGATCTTGCCCAACTGCTTCAAAATGTTTAATTGTTCTTATTCACATGCTCTTTCTGCTGGTTAGCTCAAATACTGCAAATGGAGAAAATTTTGACTCTTTCTTACAGCTCCCACAATCCGGGTCGACCAGAACCCGACCCAAATCCAAGAGGGTTCTTTTtgttggtgattttggtgcaAAAGGAGATGGCATCACTGATGACTCTAAG GCTTTCAAAAATGCTTGGGAGATAGCTTGTTCATTGCCCATGCGTATGAGAATTGTAATTCCTGTTGGAAGCACTTACCTTGTCCACCCTCTCGATATTGCTGGACCGTGTAGATCAAAGGTTACTTTAATG ATCTCTGGTACCATTGTTGCTCCCAAAGATCCGGATGCTTGGATTGGTTTGAATCCACGTAAGTGGCTTTATTTCCATGGAGTGAACCACCTTACCCTAGAAGGGGGAGGGAGAATCAATGGGATGGGACAGGAGTGGTGGGCTCGGTCTTGCAAGACCAACTCAACAAAT CCATGTCGACATGCTCCAACG GCAGTTACATTCCATAGGTGTAAGAATTTGAAGGTCAAGGATCTTATGATTGTCAATAGTCAACAAATGCACATGGCATTCACTAACTGTATGCGGGTAGTGGCATCCAATCTCAGGGTGATGGCCCCTGCTGTTAGTCCCAATACTGATGGAATCCACATTAGTGCATCAAGGGGCGTTGAAGTCAAGAACAGCATAATAAGAACAG GAGATGACTGCATTTCAATAGTCAGCAACTCTTCACGAATCCGGATTATAAATATTGCTTGTGGCCCTGGTCATGGCATAAG CATTGGAAGCTTGGGAAAGTCAAACTCTTGGTCACACGTGCATGATGTATTGGTTGATGTAGCATTATTGTCTAACACGGACAATGGAGTGAGGATCAAAACATGGCAG GGAGGTAGTGGTTTTGCCTCTAACATTGCATTCCGGAATGTGTTGATGGACAATGTATCAAATCCGATAATAATAGATCAATATTATTGCGACTCTTGGCTGCCATGTCTAAATCAG AGTTCAGCAGTAAAGGTGGAGAATATATCCTTCGTGCACGTTAAAGGGACTTCTGCTACAGAAGAAGCAATAAGTTTTGCTTGCAGTGATGACTCTCCATGTGAAGGATTATATTTAGAAGATATTCAACTTCAATCATCCATTGGGGGAATTACAAGATCTCTTTGCTGGGCAGCTCAGGGCTCAAGTTCAGGTTCAGTCGACCCACCCGCTTGCTTTTCGAGTTTTTTGAGTAGtgaaaacttcatgaagcAGAAAGTCAATCCACAGACCATTCATTCACAGATATTAGCCAATCTGGACTATGGAGGAAGGGCAACCCAATAA
- the LOC117621615 gene encoding uncharacterized protein LOC117621615: MEVYVDDMLVKSRIADKYIPNLFAMFAILKQYKMRLNPTKCAFGVAFGKFLGFMISQRGIEANPEKIQAILDMTIPKTVKDIQSLTGRVAALTRFISKATDRCAPFFKALKGTKQNITWTAECDMAFTELKEYMGRASLLSTSEHGDILLIYLSISASAVSSVLIRSKDNAEHPVHYVSKALQDAEVRYPDIEKLAFALVVSARRLRPYFQAHTIHVLTNQPLRQVLQKPETSGRLVKWAIELGEFDIHYKPRPAIRGQAVADFLSEFTEPQAPGCGAGLVLVSLDKVALEYVLRFKFQASNNQAEYEALLAALRLAKDMDAKQIQIFSDSQLVVHQVNQDFTAKDASMTAYLQHARHLLAAFHAHSIKQVPRSENSHADALARLASALEQGKGCHIYIEFLDQPSTQAPLICTIDHSPTWMDPILQFLQNQTLPANSAEARRVRHRSARYLIINGSLYKRGFSLPYLRCLTPERVTMSSEKSMKASAVTTRAHARWPIRQSAKDTSGLHSTLTPRPSPRNATSVRDLPTFHNSRPNH; encoded by the exons ATGGAGGTATATGTCGACGACATGCTAGTCAAGAGTCGCATAGCTGACAAATACATCCCCAACCTCTTTGCCATGTTCGCCATCCTGAAGCAGTACAAAATGAGGCTTAACCCTACCAAATGTGCATTCGGGGTGGCTTTCGGCAAATTCCTTGGCTTCATGATTAGCCAGAGGGGTATTGAGGCCAATCCAGAAAAGATCCAGGCCATCTTAGACATGACAATACCTAAGACGGTCAAGGATATCCAAAGCCTTACAGGGCGTGTCGCAGCCCTGACCAGATTTATCTCCAAAGCCACTGACCGCTGTGCCCCATTCTTCAAGGCCCTTAAAGGCACCAAGCAAAACATCACCTGGACTGCCGAGTGTGACATGGCTTTCACCGAGCTCAAGGAGTATATGGGCCGGGCCTCTTTATTGTCAACCTCTGAGCACGGAGACATCCTCTTGATTTATCTCTCCATCTCAGCTTCGGCTGTTAGCTCTGTGCTCATTCGATCAAAGGATAACGCGGAACACCCAGTGCATTATGTCAGTAAGGCATTGCAAGATGCCGAAGTTCGGTACCCAGACATCGAAAAATTGGCGTTCGCCCTGGTCGTCTCGGCTAGACGCCTCCGACCATATTTCCAAGCTCACACCATCCATGTCTTAACCAACCAACCGCTCCGACAGGTGTTGCAGAAACCAGAAACTTCTGGGAGGCTGGTTAAGTGGGCCATCGAACTTGGCGAGTTTGATATTCATTACAAACCCCGCCCGGCTATAAGGGGGCAGGCCGTTGCTGACTTCTTATCCGAATTCACGGAGCCCCAAGCTCCA GGGTGTGGGGCCGGCCTCGTTCTCGTCTCCCTAGACAAGGTTGCCCTCGAATACGTCCTCCGCTTCAAATTCCAAGCCTCCAACAATCAGGCTGAATATGAAGCACTCTTAGCTGCACTTCGACTAGCCAAAGATATGGACGCCAAACAAATTCAGATATTTAGCGACTCACAGCTCGTTGTCCACCAGGTCAACCAGGACTTCACGGCCAAGGATGCCTCTATGACGGCTTACCTCCAGCACGCTAGGCACTTGCTGGCAGCCTTCCATGCCCACTCTATCAAACAAGTGCCACGCTCTGAGAATAGCCACGCCGATGCATTAGCCAGGTTAGCATCAGCCTTGGAGCAGGGAAAAGGTTGCCACATCTACATCGAGTTTTTGGACCAGCCCAGCACACAAGCCCCACTCATCTGCACCATTGATCACAGCCCTACATGGATGGACCCCATCCTCCAGTTTTTGCAGAACCAAACACTACCGGCTAATTCGGCCGAGGCACGACGCGTTCGCCATCGCTCTGCCCGATACCTAATCATTAACGGCTCCTTATACAAGCGGGGTTTCAGCCTTCCTTACCTCCGATGCCTGACTCCAGAGAGGGTCACTATGTCCTCCGAGAAATCCATGAAGGCATCTGCGGTAACCACTCGGGCGCACGCTCGCTGGCCCATAAGGCAATCCGCCAAGGATACTTCTGGCCTTCACTCCACACTGACGCCCAGGCCTTCACCCAGAAATGCGACAAGTGTCAGAGATTTGCCAACATTCCACAACTCCCGGCCGAACCATTGA